One window of Dehalobacterium formicoaceticum genomic DNA carries:
- the pheA gene encoding prephenate dehydratase: protein MKERNVGFLGPKGTYTEAAAQQVFPGQNLIPYRDVTAILTAVSAGEIHHGILPIENLLEGTVLPVLDGLTSFPELKIQGETLIRIEHHLLVKPGMKKEELTAVFSHTQALAQCRNYLREELPHLPCQAMSSTAEAARRVAFDLHTCGAIGNRKAAEIYGLEVLDDNISDAPENTTRFIVIGLEIPPPTGKDKTSLVLSLEHQPGSLSQLLILFAREGINLTKIESRPSRKVMGEYIFYLDFEGHITDERIQKVIKEAENYVTSLSIMGSYPRAGS from the coding sequence ATGAAAGAAAGAAATGTAGGTTTTCTGGGACCCAAGGGCACTTATACGGAAGCAGCGGCTCAACAGGTTTTTCCGGGACAAAATCTGATTCCCTATAGGGATGTGACAGCCATTCTGACTGCTGTATCCGCCGGAGAGATCCACCATGGCATCCTGCCCATTGAAAATCTTCTGGAAGGCACTGTCCTCCCGGTACTGGACGGACTAACATCCTTTCCTGAACTAAAAATCCAGGGGGAAACCTTGATCAGGATTGAGCATCATCTCCTGGTCAAACCGGGCATGAAAAAGGAAGAACTGACCGCCGTATTCTCCCATACCCAGGCTTTGGCCCAATGCCGGAATTATCTTAGGGAGGAACTGCCCCATCTGCCCTGCCAGGCTATGTCCAGTACCGCAGAGGCCGCCCGGCGGGTGGCCTTTGATCTCCACACCTGCGGGGCCATCGGGAACAGAAAGGCGGCGGAAATTTATGGGCTGGAGGTTTTGGATGATAATATCTCTGATGCGCCGGAAAATACCACCCGCTTTATTGTCATCGGACTGGAAATCCCGCCCCCCACGGGAAAGGATAAAACTTCCTTGGTCTTATCCCTGGAGCATCAACCGGGCAGCCTCTCTCAACTCTTGATTTTATTCGCCCGAGAAGGGATCAATCTGACTAAAATTGAATCCCGCCCCTCCCGAAAGGTGATGGGAGAATATATCTTCTATCTGGATTTTGAAGGTCATATCACAGATGAACGGATTCAAAAAGTAATAAAAGAAGCAGAAAATTATGTCACATCTTTGTCCATTATGGGCTCCTATCCTAGGGCCGGATCTTAA
- the aroF gene encoding 3-deoxy-7-phosphoheptulonate synthase yields MIIVMSKKATEENINAVTNRLEHDGFSTHIIRGVEKIVIGAIGDKKAISSMGLELMAGVENIVPIMKPYKLVSREVKSEDSVIDIDGVKIGGDNFIVIAGPCAVESRDQLLTAAEGVKEAGAHILRGGAFKPRTSPYSFQGLEEKGLEILAEARDLTGLKIVTEIIDAYSLDMSLAYVDLIQIGARNMQNFHLLRQAGKSGKPVILKRGLSATIEEWLMAAEYIMSEGNYNVILCERGIRTFETATRNTLDISAVPLIKGLSHLPIIIDPSHATGDWHLVTPLAKAALAVGANGIMVEVHPNPLQAMCDGPQSLSLKKFSLLMEELKPLSQLLKKIV; encoded by the coding sequence ATGATTATTGTGATGAGTAAAAAAGCGACGGAAGAAAATATCAATGCTGTAACAAATAGATTGGAACATGATGGCTTCAGCACTCACATTATCCGTGGGGTGGAAAAAATCGTTATTGGCGCCATCGGTGATAAAAAGGCGATCTCTTCTATGGGCCTGGAATTGATGGCTGGGGTGGAAAATATTGTGCCCATTATGAAGCCCTATAAACTTGTGAGCAGAGAGGTAAAATCCGAGGATTCTGTCATTGATATTGACGGCGTAAAAATCGGCGGGGATAATTTCATAGTGATCGCCGGTCCTTGCGCCGTGGAAAGCCGTGACCAGCTTTTAACCGCCGCCGAGGGGGTCAAGGAAGCCGGAGCCCATATTTTAAGAGGGGGCGCTTTCAAACCCCGTACCTCCCCGTACAGCTTCCAGGGACTGGAGGAGAAGGGTTTGGAAATTCTGGCCGAAGCACGAGACTTGACCGGTTTGAAAATCGTCACCGAGATCATTGACGCCTATAGCCTGGATATGTCCTTAGCTTATGTGGACCTGATCCAAATCGGTGCACGCAATATGCAAAATTTCCACCTGCTGCGCCAGGCTGGGAAATCAGGAAAACCTGTGATTTTGAAAAGGGGGCTCTCCGCTACCATTGAAGAATGGCTCATGGCAGCCGAATATATTATGTCGGAAGGTAATTATAATGTTATTCTCTGTGAAAGAGGCATTCGTACCTTTGAAACAGCTACCCGAAACACTCTGGATATCAGTGCCGTGCCCTTGATTAAAGGATTAAGCCATTTGCCCATAATTATTGACCCCAGTCATGCCACCGGTGATTGGCATTTAGTCACGCCTCTTGCCAAAGCGGCTTTGGCCGTTGGAGCGAACGGTATTATGGTGGAAGTCCATCCCAACCCGCTCCAAGCAATGTGTGATGGTCCCCAGTCCTTATCTCTGAAAAAATTCTCTCTCTTGATGGAGGAATTAAAACCTTTATCTCAACTATTGAAAAAAATTGTTTAG
- a CDS encoding IS1634 family transposase, whose protein sequence is MKLYYDKRLKDPTYYAQQGIRNGKKTTTKNIKNFGKHSELLKITDDPETYVREEIKKMNEEYRVGSVTFNLTANFNEKVKHTQDEASASTCLNIGYFVLQDIMKGLNLKTFFKQNISECKNTYDSFKILRFLTYARILKPGSKLSTWNDLNSYYEQPEFDYQHILRFMDILEEHYDVYLTWLYKNSNAVVKRDSSIIYYDCTNFYCECEQPDEDIVDEVTGEVICGLRKFGISKEHRPNPIVEMGLFMDSQGIPITMSLHPGNTSEQTTAIPLEKEVLKMLNGAKFIYCADAGLGSYSIRKFNSMGGRAFIVTQSIKKLSNTLKEAVFNDYDYHLLSNDSPVTIKKMTTFDQYSKENLPLYNDFAYKVIFADKALDIGLSEEITLKNGSVKSRKSTGLLRQRLIIRFSRKMMEYQRSVRRSQIERAKKLLARKDPEEIKKGPNDVKRFMKRISHTKSGEKAVINYVLDEEKIAEEEKYDGYYAVATNLEDRAQDILAISHKRYQIEECFRIMKTNFTGRPINHRLPNRIKAHFMICFTALLVYRLLEAKLDEQHTHITPENLITTLKNMNVTNVHDIEYMALYHSSKALDTLMELTSLNLDRLHYRPKELNGKIKKLLN, encoded by the coding sequence TTGAAACTATACTATGATAAACGGCTTAAAGATCCTACTTATTATGCGCAGCAAGGAATAAGAAACGGCAAAAAAACTACTACCAAAAATATCAAGAATTTCGGAAAACATTCCGAACTCTTGAAAATAACTGATGACCCCGAAACCTATGTAAGAGAAGAAATTAAAAAGATGAACGAGGAATACCGCGTTGGCAGTGTCACATTTAACCTAACTGCTAATTTTAATGAGAAAGTCAAGCATACACAAGACGAGGCATCGGCATCCACTTGTTTGAACATAGGTTATTTTGTTCTGCAAGATATTATGAAAGGTCTTAATCTTAAAACTTTTTTTAAGCAAAATATTTCAGAATGCAAGAACACCTATGATAGTTTTAAAATCCTCCGTTTCCTAACGTACGCTAGAATACTAAAACCCGGTTCTAAACTTTCCACCTGGAATGATTTGAATTCATATTATGAGCAGCCAGAATTTGATTACCAGCATATTCTTCGGTTTATGGATATTTTAGAGGAGCATTATGACGTTTACTTAACATGGCTTTATAAAAACAGTAATGCTGTCGTCAAAAGAGATTCTTCTATTATCTACTATGATTGCACAAACTTCTATTGTGAATGCGAACAACCTGACGAGGATATTGTTGATGAAGTTACAGGGGAAGTTATTTGTGGCTTAAGAAAATTCGGGATAAGTAAGGAGCATCGCCCTAATCCGATTGTGGAGATGGGGCTTTTCATGGATAGCCAAGGTATTCCCATCACCATGTCCCTGCATCCCGGGAACACAAGTGAACAAACTACTGCCATCCCCCTGGAAAAAGAAGTCTTAAAGATGCTGAATGGAGCCAAATTTATTTATTGTGCCGATGCGGGACTTGGTTCTTATAGCATCCGTAAATTTAATAGCATGGGTGGCAGGGCTTTTATTGTCACTCAATCAATTAAAAAATTAAGCAATACTCTTAAGGAGGCAGTTTTTAATGACTATGACTATCATTTATTGTCAAACGACTCCCCTGTCACAATCAAAAAAATGACAACCTTTGATCAGTACTCAAAAGAAAATTTACCTTTGTATAACGATTTTGCTTACAAAGTAATTTTTGCTGACAAAGCCCTTGACATTGGTTTAAGCGAAGAAATAACATTAAAAAATGGTAGTGTTAAGTCTAGGAAATCGACCGGACTTTTAAGGCAACGCTTAATCATAAGATTTTCACGAAAAATGATGGAGTATCAAAGATCAGTACGGAGAAGCCAGATAGAGCGGGCAAAAAAACTATTAGCTAGAAAGGATCCTGAAGAAATTAAGAAGGGACCGAATGATGTAAAAAGATTCATGAAAAGAATCTCTCATACAAAATCTGGTGAAAAGGCAGTTATTAATTATGTCCTGGACGAGGAGAAAATTGCTGAGGAAGAAAAATACGATGGCTATTATGCAGTGGCGACTAATCTCGAAGATCGTGCTCAAGATATTCTCGCAATATCACACAAAAGATATCAGATTGAAGAGTGTTTCAGAATTATGAAAACCAATTTCACCGGGAGGCCTATAAATCACAGATTGCCTAATCGTATCAAGGCCCACTTCATGATCTGTTTTACAGCCCTATTGGTATATCGCCTATTAGAGGCTAAATTGGACGAACAACATACTCATATAACTCCAGAAAACCTAATTACTACACTTAAAAATATGAATGTCACCAACGTACACGATATTGAATACATGGCACTCTATCATAGTAGCAAGGCCCTTGATACATTAATGGAATTAACATCACTTAATCTGGATAGGCTTCATTATAGACCAAAGGAATTAAACGGGAAAATTAAAAAATTATTAAACTAG
- a CDS encoding DedA family protein — MAIWDFEFAKIIPLISQLGYAGAAGALFMEGLSIPFPGGIFLLIYGFLSSQGEMSLPLAILISSIGYTAATTFPYYIGKIGGRPLLLNYGPYFGISHKKFTITESWFKKFGAFFVALGRLMFFRNYVSYFAGIAKMPALRFYFYTWIGILPWVAFMTILGYVLGNNWSYALTLLSRYSWIGVLIFLLGGVILYFLIKNRLLKRLNKWLENA, encoded by the coding sequence ATGGCAATTTGGGATTTTGAGTTTGCCAAAATTATTCCTCTGATCAGTCAATTGGGATATGCGGGCGCCGCAGGAGCGCTCTTTATGGAAGGATTGTCCATTCCTTTTCCAGGAGGCATTTTCTTACTTATTTATGGCTTTCTCTCCTCCCAGGGAGAAATGTCGCTTCCTTTGGCCATCCTGATTTCTTCCATCGGTTATACCGCTGCCACTACTTTTCCTTATTACATCGGGAAAATCGGCGGACGGCCTTTGTTGTTAAATTACGGTCCCTATTTCGGCATATCTCATAAAAAGTTTACCATCACGGAAAGTTGGTTTAAGAAATTCGGCGCCTTCTTTGTTGCCTTGGGACGGCTCATGTTCTTTCGAAACTATGTTTCTTACTTTGCCGGTATTGCCAAAATGCCCGCCTTACGTTTCTATTTTTATACCTGGATCGGAATCCTGCCTTGGGTGGCTTTCATGACGATTTTAGGCTATGTCCTGGGCAATAACTGGAGTTATGCCCTGACTCTCCTGAGCCGTTACTCCTGGATCGGTGTTTTGATCTTCCTTTTAGGAGGCGTCATCCTGTACTTTCTGATCAAAAACCGGCTGCTAAAAAGGCTTAACAAGTGGCTGGAAAATGCATAA
- a CDS encoding APC family permease yields MRKSIKSRLLGEKLPSNQISEEKFNVFWGLPVLSSDAISSVAYAVEEILLVLIPVIGIMSYLLLPKIAGAVIILLIILTISYRQIIDAYPNGGGAYIVAKDNLQTIFGLIVGASLSVDYTLTVAVSISAGTAAITSAIPFLHTHKVAIAIIIILLMTLGNLRGVKESTKLFGIPTYAFVVSIILLIIFGVLKSLKGDVTPLPAPAASSVDLGTQAISLFLILRAFSSGCAALTGVEAICDAVPNFREPSTKNAKTAYVFLALMVLITFVGTSYLAVLFHTVPNEDMTVLAQIATAVFGKGFMFYAIQVATAIILAMAANTAFAGFPTLISVISRDGYAPRQLSARGHRLSYSNGIVLLSLGGALLVIIFKGETHKLIPLYAVGVFTSFTLAQAGMFMRWIRLKPQGWQYKAAINGIGCLVTFVTVIIVSVTKFLSGAWIVFIAIPLLIYFMKRIKRHYNAVAQELDIPKEKLEQIVIRQKPTPHIIIPIDSLNKMVLKAIKYAKSITPNIEVFHIETYEGEADKLRKKWSMLNTDIPLIIKESPFRETVKTLVEYIESEEHASQPGDMITVLLPHFVVKKSWQMSLHNNTSFLIINSLLHERNIVVSIMPFQIEEARAMRQQTTVKQSDQHRE; encoded by the coding sequence TTGCGTAAGAGCATAAAATCACGATTGTTGGGAGAGAAGCTTCCTTCCAACCAAATCAGTGAGGAAAAGTTTAATGTATTTTGGGGACTGCCCGTATTATCCAGTGATGCCATTTCTTCCGTGGCTTATGCAGTAGAAGAAATCCTTTTAGTTTTGATTCCGGTAATTGGCATCATGTCGTATTTATTGCTGCCCAAAATCGCAGGAGCTGTAATTATTCTGTTAATTATTTTAACCATATCTTACCGCCAGATTATTGACGCTTACCCTAATGGTGGTGGGGCTTATATTGTCGCCAAAGATAATCTGCAAACAATTTTTGGATTAATCGTCGGGGCATCTCTTTCTGTTGATTATACCCTGACGGTTGCCGTGAGTATTTCGGCAGGAACTGCGGCGATCACATCGGCTATTCCTTTTTTGCATACTCATAAGGTGGCAATTGCTATTATCATAATTTTATTAATGACTTTAGGAAACTTGCGAGGAGTAAAAGAATCAACAAAATTATTTGGCATACCCACATACGCTTTTGTTGTATCAATTATCTTATTAATCATTTTTGGTGTGCTCAAATCCCTAAAAGGAGATGTCACACCTCTGCCTGCTCCCGCTGCTTCCAGTGTTGATTTGGGCACCCAGGCAATATCCCTGTTTTTAATTCTGAGAGCATTTTCTTCTGGCTGTGCAGCATTAACCGGTGTGGAAGCCATATGTGATGCTGTACCTAATTTCCGTGAACCTTCTACCAAAAATGCGAAAACAGCATACGTATTTTTGGCGCTTATGGTTCTTATCACTTTTGTTGGCACCTCTTATTTGGCAGTATTGTTTCATACAGTTCCCAATGAAGACATGACCGTGCTGGCACAAATTGCCACCGCTGTCTTTGGCAAAGGTTTTATGTTTTATGCAATTCAGGTTGCTACGGCTATAATTCTTGCGATGGCGGCCAACACAGCTTTTGCGGGATTTCCTACTTTGATTTCAGTTATTTCCAGAGATGGTTATGCTCCAAGACAGTTATCTGCCCGAGGGCATCGGTTAAGCTATTCCAACGGGATTGTTTTATTATCCTTGGGGGGAGCTTTGCTGGTGATTATTTTTAAAGGTGAAACACATAAACTGATCCCTTTGTATGCTGTGGGGGTGTTTACTTCTTTTACCTTAGCCCAAGCAGGTATGTTTATGCGCTGGATCCGCTTAAAACCTCAAGGCTGGCAATATAAGGCGGCAATTAACGGGATCGGCTGTTTGGTTACTTTTGTGACCGTAATAATTGTAAGTGTAACTAAATTTTTAAGCGGAGCCTGGATAGTTTTTATTGCCATTCCCCTCTTAATATATTTTATGAAGAGGATTAAGCGCCACTACAATGCTGTTGCCCAAGAATTGGATATCCCCAAAGAGAAATTAGAGCAGATTGTAATTAGACAAAAACCAACTCCCCATATTATTATTCCCATTGACAGTTTGAATAAAATGGTGCTTAAGGCAATAAAATATGCCAAAAGTATTACACCTAACATCGAAGTCTTTCACATTGAGACCTACGAAGGTGAGGCTGACAAACTCCGGAAAAAGTGGTCCATGTTAAATACAGACATACCTCTTATTATTAAAGAATCTCCTTTCCGGGAAACAGTTAAAACTCTTGTGGAATATATTGAATCAGAGGAGCATGCCTCTCAACCAGGGGATATGATTACAGTTCTGTTGCCCCACTTTGTAGTAAAAAAAAGTTGGCAGATGTCCCTGCATAATAACACATCTTTTCTTATAATAAATTCATTATTGCATGAAAGAAATATAGTTGTCTCTATTATGCCATTTCAGATTGAAGAAGCTCGTGCTATGCGCCAACAAACTACCGTAAAACAAAGTGATCAGCATAGAGAGTAG
- a CDS encoding epoxyqueuosine reductase — MELKEKIEGIINEMVQDANTQTCYRPPLIGYASAHDHLFTQMKNIIGPHVVHPREILPEAKTVVAFFVPFSEGIVRANRSAQGVPVEWARAYIEANTLIGDICARLKDELEKEGIPSGFQKATHNFNEVDLTAAWSHRSAAYVAGLGTFGLNHLLITPAGCAGRFGSIIIAREIPPTPKPTEEYCLYYQKGTCTACVKNCPTGALQIDSWDKQRCYAQLLQVAEDYPQLGLCDVCGKCNLGPCALSSC; from the coding sequence ATGGAATTAAAAGAAAAAATAGAAGGCATCATCAATGAGATGGTCCAGGATGCCAATACCCAGACCTGTTATCGTCCGCCCCTCATCGGTTATGCTTCTGCTCATGATCACCTTTTTACCCAAATGAAAAATATTATCGGTCCCCATGTGGTTCATCCCCGGGAAATCCTGCCGGAAGCCAAAACAGTGGTCGCCTTCTTTGTTCCTTTTTCTGAAGGAATTGTCCGGGCCAATCGTTCGGCCCAAGGGGTTCCCGTGGAATGGGCTCGGGCTTATATTGAGGCTAACACACTAATTGGAGATATTTGTGCCCGCCTAAAAGATGAACTGGAAAAGGAGGGGATCCCTTCCGGTTTTCAAAAAGCAACCCATAATTTTAATGAGGTGGATCTTACCGCAGCCTGGTCCCACCGCAGTGCCGCCTATGTGGCCGGTCTGGGTACCTTTGGGCTCAATCATCTTTTAATCACACCTGCCGGCTGCGCCGGGCGCTTCGGCAGTATCATCATTGCACGAGAAATCCCCCCTACCCCAAAGCCGACGGAAGAATACTGTCTTTATTATCAAAAAGGCACCTGTACAGCCTGTGTCAAAAATTGTCCGACCGGTGCCCTGCAAATCGACAGCTGGGATAAACAAAGATGTTATGCCCAATTACTCCAGGTAGCTGAAGATTATCCCCAATTAGGACTATGTGACGTTTGCGGCAAATGCAATTTAGGACCTTGTGCCCTGTCCAGCTGTTAG
- the sfsA gene encoding DNA/RNA nuclease SfsA has translation MEYGNITKATFLHRPNRFIAHVLIDGKEEIVHVKNTGRCRELLQPEAQVILEKSSNPNRKTKYSLIAVYKGGLLVNIDSQAPNTVVFEGIQDHQIPEINEVITLKKEMTFGRSRFDLYFENGRGQQGFIEVKGVTLENQGVAMFPDAPTLRGTKHIREMIRAVEEGYQGYIFFLLQMKEIKYFTPNTLMDPKFSEAISAAHDAGVKILAYDALVTEKKLILGNKIKTVLP, from the coding sequence ATGGAATACGGAAACATCACCAAAGCTACCTTTTTGCATAGACCGAACCGTTTTATTGCCCATGTCCTGATCGACGGCAAGGAAGAAATCGTCCATGTAAAAAATACGGGACGCTGCCGGGAATTGCTGCAGCCTGAAGCCCAAGTGATCTTAGAAAAATCATCCAATCCCAACCGCAAAACGAAATATTCCTTAATTGCCGTTTATAAGGGGGGTCTTTTAGTGAACATTGATTCCCAGGCTCCTAACACTGTTGTTTTTGAAGGCATCCAGGATCATCAAATTCCTGAAATCAATGAAGTCATAACCTTAAAAAAAGAAATGACCTTCGGCCGATCACGTTTTGACCTTTACTTTGAAAATGGCCGGGGGCAACAGGGATTTATTGAAGTGAAAGGAGTCACCTTAGAAAATCAGGGCGTGGCCATGTTTCCCGATGCTCCTACCCTACGGGGTACAAAGCACATTCGGGAAATGATCCGAGCGGTAGAAGAAGGATACCAGGGCTATATCTTCTTTTTACTCCAGATGAAGGAAATCAAATATTTCACTCCCAACACTCTGATGGATCCCAAATTTAGTGAAGCAATATCTGCGGCCCATGACGCCGGAGTAAAAATCTTGGCTTATGATGCTCTGGTCACGGAAAAGAAACTCATTTTAGGGAATAAAATAAAAACAGTCCTCCCATAA
- a CDS encoding ATP-binding protein — translation MNKEVQSKQEKFFHLERLILFRNIGADPLLKEFKSLLEFIGRDPLQPDQVLLRDQKFYRICSDLVQEAEEHHWSGNLWHHYLTRLLALAENAFSRVGARLCEGKIEGSILQLAWHDLSLIQGIYHFDFRSLGNWVPAEIVDTIEDFSLPFQHEDWEGNYSEENMSALQDSFNQSEDPKELVKILAYFYRKAGFGPMCLFSSFHWQDEAGLAGIPYPDPIRLKDLIGYEDQKKRIIDNTETFVGGNRANHMLLYGERGTGKSSTIKALVNEYRHRGLRLVEVHKGQFASLPVILRKLRDYPQRFLIFLDDLSFEANETEYKYLKYLLEGGMEVLPDNVVIYATSNRRHLIRENWQDREGGGEVRIHDSLSEKLSLADRFGITVTYTSPDQDQYLQIVMGLAEQNGLDIPPEVLKEKALMWERWHNGRSGRTAKQFIQSLMKR, via the coding sequence ATGAATAAAGAAGTGCAATCAAAACAGGAGAAATTTTTTCATTTGGAAAGATTGATTTTATTTCGTAATATTGGAGCAGACCCTTTGTTGAAGGAATTTAAAAGCCTGCTGGAGTTTATTGGCCGTGACCCGCTGCAACCGGATCAGGTTCTTTTAAGGGATCAAAAATTTTACCGAATATGTTCGGATTTGGTTCAAGAGGCGGAAGAACACCATTGGTCAGGGAATTTATGGCACCATTATCTCACCCGCTTACTAGCTTTGGCAGAAAATGCTTTTAGTCGGGTCGGTGCCCGCTTGTGCGAGGGCAAAATAGAAGGCAGCATTTTGCAGCTGGCCTGGCATGATTTGAGCTTGATCCAGGGCATTTATCATTTTGATTTCCGCAGCCTGGGGAATTGGGTTCCGGCAGAAATTGTGGATACCATTGAAGATTTTTCTCTTCCTTTTCAGCACGAAGATTGGGAAGGCAATTACTCCGAGGAAAATATGTCGGCGTTGCAGGATTCTTTCAACCAGAGTGAGGATCCCAAAGAGTTGGTGAAAATTCTTGCTTATTTTTATCGCAAGGCCGGTTTTGGTCCTATGTGCCTTTTTTCCTCCTTTCATTGGCAGGATGAAGCAGGACTGGCGGGTATTCCATATCCGGACCCTATTCGTTTAAAGGATTTAATTGGTTACGAGGATCAAAAAAAGAGGATTATTGATAACACTGAGACCTTTGTGGGGGGCAATAGAGCCAATCATATGCTCTTATACGGGGAAAGGGGTACCGGTAAGTCATCGACGATTAAAGCATTGGTGAACGAATATCGTCACCGCGGGCTGCGTTTAGTGGAGGTTCATAAGGGACAATTTGCTTCTTTACCGGTAATCTTACGTAAGTTAAGAGATTATCCCCAGCGGTTTTTGATTTTTTTGGACGACTTGTCCTTTGAAGCCAACGAAACGGAATATAAATATCTTAAATATCTGCTCGAGGGTGGAATGGAAGTATTACCGGACAATGTGGTCATTTATGCCACTTCCAATCGGAGACATTTGATTCGGGAAAATTGGCAGGACAGAGAAGGCGGGGGAGAGGTCCGTATCCATGATTCCCTTTCGGAAAAACTCTCTTTGGCCGACCGCTTTGGTATTACCGTAACCTATACTTCTCCCGACCAGGATCAATATTTACAAATTGTCATGGGCTTGGCGGAACAAAATGGTCTGGATATTCCGCCGGAGGTGCTGAAAGAAAAAGCTTTAATGTGGGAACGGTGGCATAACGGCCGCTCCGGGCGGACAGCAAAACAGTTTATTCAAAGTTTAATGAAGCGCTAA
- a CDS encoding YhcN/YlaJ family sporulation lipoprotein — translation MKKNRLLVLMLALLVVLTLLVSACSTAKKPIPEQNTPNPAPQNNPADQRNNLPDQRNNGAMERTNDAQARADKLVRVCEGVSGVEEATVVISGNTCYVGLDVKGNLEKAETKKVENEVQNKVLAADSAVTRCVVSSDADTVSRLENIYQGIKNGTPLSTFGKELEEIGRRIMPDTKTENVRSR, via the coding sequence ATGAAGAAAAATCGTCTGTTAGTTTTAATGTTGGCACTGCTGGTCGTCTTAACTTTGCTCGTCAGTGCCTGTTCTACTGCCAAAAAACCTATTCCGGAACAAAATACCCCTAATCCCGCGCCCCAAAATAATCCTGCCGATCAAAGAAATAACCTGCCCGATCAAAGAAATAATGGGGCAATGGAAAGAACCAATGATGCCCAAGCCAGAGCTGATAAACTGGTGCGCGTATGTGAAGGAGTATCCGGGGTAGAGGAAGCAACCGTAGTAATTTCCGGAAATACCTGCTATGTGGGCCTAGATGTGAAAGGAAATCTGGAAAAAGCGGAAACGAAAAAAGTAGAAAACGAAGTTCAAAACAAGGTTTTGGCAGCGGATTCTGCCGTGACACGATGTGTGGTGTCCTCCGATGCGGATACCGTCAGTCGTCTGGAAAATATATATCAAGGAATCAAAAATGGCACCCCCCTATCCACCTTTGGCAAAGAACTGGAGGAAATCGGCAGAAGAATTATGCCGGATACAAAAACAGAAAATGTAAGATCAAGATAA
- a CDS encoding flavodoxin family protein gives MDKVLLLCGSPRPKGNTMQVLQSCAQVIEENGVEAEVISFAGKEIKSCIACNKCVELKKCVLEDGLNEIIDQVREAKGFIVGAPVYYGTARGDMMSALQRIGKVSGATDQFLSWKVGGPIAVARRGGHTASIQEMLMFYFINEMIVPGSTYWNIVFGRNPGEALEDQEGMKTVHKFGENVAKLVKILNQDIHF, from the coding sequence ATGGATAAAGTATTATTATTATGCGGCAGCCCCCGCCCTAAGGGCAATACCATGCAGGTTTTGCAATCCTGTGCTCAGGTAATTGAAGAAAACGGTGTGGAGGCAGAAGTAATCTCCTTTGCCGGTAAGGAAATTAAGTCCTGTATTGCCTGTAATAAATGTGTTGAGCTAAAAAAATGCGTCCTGGAGGACGGTTTGAATGAAATTATTGATCAGGTGCGGGAAGCCAAAGGCTTCATTGTGGGAGCACCGGTCTACTATGGTACGGCCCGGGGTGATATGATGTCTGCCTTGCAAAGGATCGGTAAGGTTTCCGGGGCAACGGATCAATTTTTATCCTGGAAGGTAGGCGGTCCCATCGCTGTCGCGCGGCGAGGCGGGCATACAGCTTCGATTCAGGAAATGCTCATGTTCTATTTTATTAATGAGATGATTGTTCCGGGATCGACCTATTGGAATATTGTCTTTGGCAGAAATCCGGGGGAAGCCCTGGAAGACCAGGAAGGGATGAAAACGGTGCACAAGTTTGGGGAAAATGTCGCCAAATTAGTGAAGATTCTTAATCAGGATATTCATTTTTAA